Proteins co-encoded in one Streptomyces sp. SLBN-31 genomic window:
- a CDS encoding carbohydrate kinase: MIVVAGEALIDLVPQGTGALAGLKPALGGGPYNTAVALGRLGSPTAFCSRTSLDAFGEALLDGLREAGVDVSAVQRGPEPTTLAVATIDGNGSAAYSFYVEGTADRLFTAPATLPAGTRAVSFGTCSLVLEPGASAYEELMRTAAEQGVFTALDPNIRAGLIPDADAYRARFKSWLPSVSLLKLSEEDALWLGGTPREWLAAGPSAVVITQGGDGLSVFTADGAVHSVPGEKVEVVDTIGAGDTVNAALLHGLAAQDALSAEALLGLGADGWTRLLRFAARAAAVTCSRAGAEPPYASELGDL; this comes from the coding sequence GTGATCGTCGTCGCCGGTGAGGCCCTGATCGATCTGGTACCGCAGGGCACGGGTGCCCTCGCCGGGCTGAAGCCGGCGCTCGGCGGCGGCCCGTACAACACCGCCGTGGCCCTCGGCCGCCTCGGCTCGCCCACCGCGTTCTGCTCGCGTACCTCGCTGGACGCCTTCGGCGAGGCCCTCCTCGACGGGCTCCGGGAAGCCGGCGTGGACGTGTCGGCCGTGCAGCGCGGCCCCGAGCCGACCACGCTCGCGGTCGCGACGATCGACGGAAACGGCTCGGCCGCCTACTCCTTCTACGTCGAGGGCACCGCCGACCGGCTGTTCACCGCGCCTGCGACGCTCCCCGCCGGGACGCGCGCCGTGTCCTTCGGGACGTGCTCGCTCGTCCTGGAGCCCGGCGCGAGCGCCTACGAGGAGCTGATGCGAACGGCGGCCGAACAGGGCGTGTTCACCGCGCTCGACCCCAACATCCGGGCCGGGCTGATCCCGGACGCGGACGCCTACCGGGCGCGCTTCAAGAGCTGGCTGCCGTCGGTGTCCCTGCTGAAGCTCTCCGAGGAGGACGCCCTGTGGCTGGGCGGCACCCCGCGTGAGTGGCTGGCCGCGGGACCTTCGGCAGTGGTGATCACCCAGGGCGGTGACGGGCTGAGCGTCTTCACGGCGGACGGCGCGGTGCATTCCGTGCCGGGCGAGAAGGTCGAGGTCGTGGACACGATCGGTGCCGGAGACACCGTGAACGCGGCTCTGCTGCACGGTCTGGCCGCCCAGGACGCCCTGTCCGCCGAGGCACTCCTGGGGCTGGGCGCCGACGGGTGGACGAGGCTGCTGCGATTCGCGGCGCGGGCGGCCGCCGTCACGTGTTCCCGGGCGGGCGCGGAGCCGCCGTACGCCTCCGAACTCGGAGACCTGTGA
- a CDS encoding LacI family DNA-binding transcriptional regulator, which translates to MPTMADVARSAGVSVATVSHVLNGTRPVLPHTRQSVLDAIERLGYTPNNLARSLVTSRTRSIGLAVSAIRNPYFTEILQGVEAAALDAGHGLLIADPHDDPAHERTVVQLLHERRVDGMIVAPSADPRELIAYLARHDVPTVFLDRLVDTAAASPEGAPGSGDGGLRFDQVCAESAEPTARLVAHLAGRGHRRIALIAGLPGLSTTRERIAGYREGIAAAGLPHDERLLAHGDSESAGAERATAALLSLAAPPTALVTANNAMTLGALRALRDRGLSVPDDIALCCFDDFPWADLFSPRLTAIAQPGREIGTQAVRLLLDRLAAPDRPARTVRLPCAFVHRTSCGCPEPGPAAPADRSAESGESGESGEDGRSGEDGRSGESERSAESERTGESARPAHAGRSTQYPQSAQFERGTVS; encoded by the coding sequence GTGCCGACCATGGCCGATGTCGCGCGGAGCGCCGGGGTGTCCGTGGCGACCGTCTCGCACGTCCTCAACGGCACCCGGCCGGTCCTGCCGCACACCCGGCAGTCCGTCCTGGACGCGATCGAGCGGCTGGGCTACACACCGAACAACCTGGCCCGTTCCCTGGTGACCTCCCGCACCCGGTCGATCGGTCTCGCGGTCTCGGCCATCAGAAACCCGTACTTCACGGAGATCCTCCAAGGCGTGGAAGCGGCCGCCCTGGACGCGGGCCACGGCCTGCTCATCGCCGACCCGCACGACGATCCCGCCCACGAGCGCACGGTCGTCCAGCTGCTGCACGAACGGCGCGTGGACGGCATGATCGTCGCTCCCTCGGCCGACCCACGCGAACTCATCGCCTACCTCGCGCGCCATGACGTACCGACCGTTTTCCTCGACCGGCTGGTCGACACGGCCGCGGCTTCGCCCGAAGGGGCTCCGGGGTCGGGTGACGGCGGCCTGCGCTTCGACCAGGTCTGTGCCGAGAGCGCGGAACCGACCGCACGGCTCGTCGCCCACCTCGCCGGACGCGGCCACCGCCGCATCGCCCTGATCGCCGGGCTGCCCGGCCTCAGCACCACCCGCGAGCGCATCGCCGGCTACCGGGAGGGGATCGCGGCCGCCGGCCTCCCCCACGACGAGCGTCTGCTGGCGCACGGCGACTCCGAGTCGGCCGGTGCCGAACGGGCCACGGCCGCCCTGCTGTCCCTCGCCGCCCCGCCCACCGCGCTCGTGACGGCCAACAACGCGATGACCCTCGGTGCCCTGCGCGCCCTGCGCGACCGCGGTCTGTCCGTGCCCGACGACATCGCGCTGTGCTGCTTCGACGACTTCCCCTGGGCCGATCTCTTCTCCCCGCGGCTCACCGCGATCGCCCAGCCCGGCAGGGAGATCGGCACCCAGGCGGTACGGCTTCTGCTGGACCGCCTCGCCGCACCGGACCGGCCCGCCCGCACCGTGCGGCTGCCCTGCGCCTTCGTCCACCGGACCTCGTGCGGGTGCCCGGAACCCGGTCCGGCGGCACCAGCCGACCGATCCGCGGAATCCGGGGAGTCCGGGGAGTCCGGGGAGGACGGACGGTCCGGGGAGGACGGACGGTCCGGGGAGTCGGAGCGGTCCGCCGAGTCCGAGCGGACCGGTGAGTCGGCGCGACCCGCTCACGCCGGCAGGTCCACGCAGTACCCGCAGTCCGCGCAGTTCGAGAGAGGAACCGTCTCGTGA
- the yvcK gene encoding uridine diphosphate-N-acetylglucosamine-binding protein YvcK, giving the protein MTERSVRLSRLRRMVPESRAGRTVETRGARPRRRGAQPKVVALGGGMGLSASLAALRRITGDLTAVVTVADDGGSSGRLRDELGVLPPGDLRKALAALCGDDEWGQTWARVIQHRFHSKGDLHDHAVGNLLIVALWEQLGDHVQALDLVGRLLGAHGRVLPMSAVPLELQALVKGHDPDRPEDVDTVRGQATVALTPGEVQSVHLVPHDPPAVPEAVEAVLDADWVVLGPGSWFSSVIPHLLVPELLDALTQTKARRVLSLNLAPQPGETEGFSPQRHLEVLGRHAPKLALDVVLADEAAVPDRDVLTEAAKRLGAAVELAPVARRDGTPRHDPELLAAAYDRIFRMHGRIGPWR; this is encoded by the coding sequence ATGACGGAACGCTCTGTGCGGCTGAGCAGGCTGCGCCGGATGGTGCCCGAGTCACGCGCGGGCCGGACGGTCGAGACCCGCGGAGCCAGGCCGCGCCGGCGCGGTGCACAGCCCAAGGTCGTCGCCCTCGGCGGCGGCATGGGCCTGTCCGCCTCACTCGCCGCGCTGCGCCGGATCACCGGCGACCTCACCGCCGTCGTCACCGTGGCCGACGACGGCGGCTCCAGCGGGCGCCTGCGTGACGAGCTGGGCGTGCTGCCGCCCGGCGACCTGCGCAAGGCGCTGGCCGCGCTGTGCGGCGACGACGAGTGGGGCCAGACCTGGGCCCGGGTCATCCAGCACCGCTTCCACTCCAAGGGCGACCTGCACGACCACGCGGTGGGCAACCTGCTGATCGTCGCCCTGTGGGAGCAGCTGGGGGACCACGTCCAGGCCCTCGACCTGGTCGGCAGGCTGCTGGGCGCGCACGGGCGCGTGCTGCCCATGTCCGCCGTACCACTGGAGCTGCAGGCCCTGGTCAAGGGGCACGACCCGGACCGGCCGGAGGACGTGGACACGGTCCGGGGCCAGGCCACGGTCGCCCTCACACCCGGCGAGGTGCAGTCCGTGCACCTCGTGCCGCACGACCCGCCGGCCGTCCCCGAGGCCGTCGAGGCGGTCCTGGACGCGGACTGGGTCGTGCTCGGCCCCGGCTCCTGGTTCTCCTCGGTGATCCCGCACCTGCTCGTACCGGAACTGCTGGACGCCCTCACCCAGACCAAGGCACGCCGGGTACTCTCGCTGAACCTCGCCCCGCAGCCCGGAGAAACCGAGGGCTTCTCCCCGCAGCGTCATTTGGAGGTTTTGGGACGACACGCCCCTAAACTCGCCCTGGACGTGGTGCTGGCCGACGAGGCCGCCGTGCCCGACCGCGACGTGCTCACCGAGGCCGCCAAGCGGCTCGGGGCCGCGGTCGAGCTCGCCCCGGTGGCACGGAGAGACGGAACTCCGCGGCACGACCCGGAGCTGCTGGCCGCCGCGTACGACCGTATTTTTCGGATGCATGGAAGGATCGGCCCATGGCGATGA
- the whiA gene encoding DNA-binding protein WhiA has protein sequence MAMTAAVKDEISRLPVTRTCCRKAEVSAILRFAGGLHLVSGRIVIEAELDTAMAARRLKRDILEIFGHSSELIVMAPGGLRRGSRYVVRVVAGGDQLARQTGLVDGRGRPIRGLPPQVVSGATCDAEAAWRGAFLAHGSLTEPGRSSSLEVTSPGPEAALALVGAARRLSIAAKAREVRGVDRVVVRDGDAIGALLTRLGAHESVLAWEERRMRREVRATANRLANFDDANLRRSARAAVAAGARVQRALEILGEEVPEHLAAAGRLRMEHKQASLEELGALADPPLTKDAVAGRIRRLLAMADKRASDLGIPGTESSITEELADNLVG, from the coding sequence ATGGCGATGACGGCAGCGGTGAAGGACGAGATCTCCCGGCTCCCCGTCACCCGGACCTGCTGCAGGAAGGCGGAGGTCTCCGCCATTCTGCGGTTCGCCGGCGGCCTCCACCTGGTGAGCGGCCGCATCGTGATCGAGGCGGAGCTGGACACCGCGATGGCGGCCCGGCGCCTGAAGAGAGACATTCTGGAGATCTTCGGCCACTCCTCGGAGCTGATCGTGATGGCGCCCGGCGGACTGCGCCGCGGCTCGCGTTACGTCGTCCGGGTCGTCGCCGGCGGTGACCAGCTGGCCCGCCAGACCGGCCTGGTGGACGGGCGCGGCCGCCCGATCCGCGGTCTGCCCCCGCAGGTGGTCTCGGGGGCCACCTGCGACGCGGAGGCCGCCTGGCGCGGTGCGTTCCTGGCGCACGGCTCGCTCACCGAGCCCGGCCGCTCCTCCTCCCTGGAGGTGACCTCCCCGGGGCCCGAGGCGGCGCTCGCCCTGGTCGGCGCGGCCCGCCGGCTGTCGATCGCCGCGAAGGCGCGCGAGGTACGGGGGGTGGACCGGGTCGTCGTCCGGGACGGCGACGCGATCGGCGCCCTGCTCACCCGGCTCGGCGCCCACGAGTCGGTGCTGGCCTGGGAGGAGCGCCGGATGCGCCGGGAGGTCCGGGCCACGGCGAACCGTCTCGCCAACTTCGACGACGCCAACCTCCGCCGCTCCGCCCGCGCGGCCGTCGCCGCCGGAGCCCGGGTCCAGCGCGCGCTGGAGATCCTCGGCGAGGAGGTCCCCGAGCACCTCGCGGCCGCCGGGCGCCTGCGCATGGAGCACAAGCAGGCCTCCCTGGAGGAGCTGGGCGCGCTCGCCGACCCGCCGCTGACCAAGGACGCCGTGGCCGGCCGTATCCGCCGCCTGCTGGCGATGGCCGACAAGCGTGCCTCCGACCTCGGCATCCCGGGCACGGAGTCCAGCATCACCGAGGAGCTGGCGGACAACCTCGTCGGCTGA
- a CDS encoding Rieske (2Fe-2S) protein: MPARPSPSRRTVLRGAALTTVAGPGLAACATGAGAEGAPTTPTAPVELGPGSDVATGGAELYRDHNVVVSRAGDGSLKAYSTICTHAGCPINKLEGTTLICPCHGSEFDARTGKVLRSPATEPLRELSVRTANGKIVAGPLT, from the coding sequence ATGCCTGCCCGCCCTTCCCCGAGCCGTCGTACCGTCCTGCGGGGCGCGGCCCTCACGACCGTGGCCGGTCCAGGACTCGCCGCCTGTGCGACGGGGGCCGGGGCGGAAGGGGCACCCACCACACCGACGGCGCCCGTCGAACTCGGCCCGGGATCGGACGTCGCCACGGGCGGTGCCGAGCTCTACCGGGACCACAATGTCGTGGTCAGCCGTGCCGGGGACGGCTCGCTGAAGGCGTACAGCACGATCTGCACGCACGCGGGGTGCCCGATCAACAAGCTGGAGGGGACGACGCTGATCTGCCCCTGCCACGGCAGCGAGTTCGACGCCAGGACCGGCAAGGTGCTGCGCTCCCCGGCCACGGAGCCGCTGCGCGAACTCTCGGTGCGGACGGCGAACGGCAAGATCGTCGCGGGCCCGCTCACCTGA
- the rapZ gene encoding RNase adapter RapZ produces MNVNNHDEQHEQTGRGGDGAQVSTGTTGETGGLPEVAIPELVIISGMSGAGRSTAAKCLEDLGWFVVDNLPPALIPTMVELGARSQGNVARIAVVVDVRGRRFFDNLRESLADLETRHVTRRIVFLESSDEALVRRFESVRRPHPLQGDGRIVDGIAAERELLRELRGDADLVIDTSSLNVHELRAKMDAQFAGEEEPELRATVMSFGFKYGLPVDADLVADMRFLPNPHWVPELRPFTGLNEEVAAYVFNQPGAKDFLDRYAELLRLIAAGYRREGKRYVTVAIGCTGGKHRSVAMSEKLAARLAAEGVETVVVHRDMGRE; encoded by the coding sequence ATGAATGTGAACAACCACGACGAGCAGCACGAACAAACGGGCCGAGGCGGAGACGGAGCACAGGTGAGTACGGGCACGACCGGCGAGACGGGTGGGCTTCCCGAAGTCGCCATCCCCGAGCTGGTGATCATCTCCGGCATGTCCGGCGCCGGAAGGTCGACGGCCGCGAAGTGCCTGGAGGACCTGGGCTGGTTCGTCGTCGACAACCTCCCGCCCGCGCTGATCCCCACCATGGTGGAGCTCGGCGCCCGCTCGCAGGGCAACGTGGCCCGGATCGCGGTCGTCGTCGACGTACGCGGCCGGCGCTTCTTCGACAATCTGCGCGAGTCCCTGGCCGACCTGGAGACCCGGCACGTCACCCGCCGCATCGTCTTCCTGGAGTCCTCCGACGAGGCCCTGGTCCGCCGCTTCGAGTCGGTGCGCCGCCCGCACCCCCTCCAGGGCGACGGCCGCATCGTCGACGGCATCGCCGCGGAGCGCGAGCTGCTGCGCGAGCTGCGCGGTGACGCCGACCTGGTGATCGACACCTCCAGCCTGAACGTGCACGAGCTGCGCGCCAAGATGGACGCCCAGTTCGCCGGCGAGGAGGAGCCCGAGCTGCGGGCCACCGTCATGTCCTTCGGCTTCAAGTACGGCCTACCGGTCGACGCCGACCTGGTCGCGGACATGCGCTTCCTGCCCAACCCCCACTGGGTCCCGGAGCTGCGCCCCTTCACCGGCCTCAACGAGGAGGTGGCGGCCTACGTCTTCAACCAGCCCGGCGCCAAGGATTTCCTGGACCGCTACGCCGAGCTGCTGCGCCTCATCGCGGCCGGCTACCGCCGCGAGGGCAAGCGGTACGTGACCGTCGCCATCGGCTGCACGGGCGGCAAGCACCGCTCGGTGGCCATGTCGGAGAAGCTCGCCGCCCGCCTCGCGGCCGAGGGCGTGGAGACGGTGGTCGTGCACCGGGACATGGGACGCGAATGA
- a CDS encoding M14 family metallopeptidase, with translation MRPRARSILAVGALLLGGASLAPIAQAQNGTSQGSDPNEVNVYRAEATAKQVPLLLAAGQDGQELGEQVPAKGKATVEVYLTGRQAGKLRKQGVDLTEHTLSANAEKRVDTAAQGVFRPYSGSGGLKEEIVRTGQLNPGLTKVVSIGKTVNGQDILALKLTRDAKKTKDGSRPSVLYMSNQHAREWITPEMTRRLMHYYLDNYRTDKRVKRIVDSTELWFVISANPDGYDYTFKDSDTRLWRKNLRDVNGDGVISTGDGVDLNRNFAYKWGYDDEGSSPNPTSETYRGASPGSEPETKALDRFEKRIGFSYGINYHSAAELLLYGVGWQVATPTPDDVLYKALAGTPGNSAIPGYRPQVSSELYTTNGEADGHAANVNGMSMFTPEMSTCQTASNLDPGDQWNAADCQSVFNFPDDEKLIQQEFAKNVPFALSVAETARHPDTPSSSLGLKAADFTPAKFATSYSRGADQEVSVVVRKAVRDKELRYRVNGGRTKDRPLKAWKGGEIYGGDDNLHFDEYRAKVRDGDPGDKVEVWFTGRSRSGKKVSSEHFTYTVAQRAKADTLVVAEEGATATQAQTYVDALKANGRKAVVWDVAGQGAPDALGVLKHFRTVVHYTGASAPGNATQLQLRAYLNEGGKLIEAGEQAGGSVDLGGGTLSNDFSQYYLGAYSRTSTPGATGFTGSGELAGFSGALGAAPGNPLDKAGTYAVTSDSLPVDKYPQFASAGAGQFAGTVNPYGPYSGSYMAAAVHTDDSYKRLTGTIDLTGVAAADKPTLRSQLLWDTEPGYDHVIVEAHNGADDWTTLPEAGGATSTAVPAECEAGFLVNEHPWLKHYLTVASSGCTATGTSGSWNSLTGSSSGWQQVDYDLSAYAGKSVQVSIAYVTDPGSGGRGVLADDTALVLGGTATQPEGFETSLGAWSVSGPPAGSPAVLKDWTRTGALFKTYGAVTTDRTVLLGFGLEHVTAATDRAALLKKAFAALEG, from the coding sequence ATGAGACCCAGAGCGAGATCGATCCTCGCTGTCGGCGCGCTCCTGCTCGGCGGAGCGAGCCTTGCGCCCATCGCCCAGGCACAGAACGGGACCTCACAGGGTTCCGATCCGAACGAGGTCAACGTCTATCGCGCCGAGGCCACGGCCAAGCAGGTACCCCTGCTGCTGGCCGCCGGGCAGGACGGCCAGGAACTCGGCGAGCAGGTCCCCGCGAAGGGGAAGGCCACCGTCGAGGTCTATCTCACCGGCCGGCAGGCCGGGAAGCTGCGGAAGCAGGGCGTCGACCTCACCGAGCACACACTTTCGGCCAATGCCGAGAAACGGGTGGACACCGCCGCGCAGGGCGTGTTCCGCCCGTACAGCGGCAGCGGTGGCCTGAAGGAGGAGATCGTCCGGACCGGTCAGCTCAATCCCGGTCTCACCAAGGTCGTCTCCATCGGAAAGACCGTCAACGGGCAGGACATCCTCGCGCTCAAACTGACCAGGGACGCGAAGAAGACCAAGGACGGCTCCAGGCCCTCCGTGCTCTACATGTCCAACCAGCACGCCCGCGAGTGGATCACGCCGGAGATGACCCGCCGGCTGATGCACTACTACCTGGACAACTACAGGACGGACAAGCGCGTCAAGCGGATCGTCGACAGCACCGAACTGTGGTTCGTCATCTCGGCCAACCCCGACGGTTACGACTACACCTTCAAGGACTCCGACACCCGCCTGTGGCGCAAGAACCTGCGGGACGTCAACGGCGACGGCGTCATCTCCACCGGTGACGGCGTCGACCTCAACCGCAACTTCGCCTACAAGTGGGGTTACGACGACGAGGGTTCGTCCCCCAACCCCACCAGCGAGACCTACCGCGGCGCGAGCCCCGGATCCGAGCCCGAGACCAAGGCGCTGGACCGCTTCGAGAAGCGGATCGGGTTCTCGTACGGCATCAACTACCACTCCGCCGCCGAGCTCCTGCTCTACGGCGTCGGCTGGCAGGTCGCCACCCCGACCCCGGACGACGTGCTCTACAAGGCCCTCGCCGGTACCCCGGGCAACTCCGCGATCCCCGGCTACCGCCCGCAGGTCTCCTCGGAGCTGTACACCACCAACGGCGAGGCGGACGGCCACGCGGCCAACGTCAACGGCATGTCGATGTTCACCCCGGAGATGTCGACCTGTCAGACCGCCTCGAACCTCGACCCCGGTGACCAGTGGAACGCCGCCGACTGCCAGTCCGTGTTCAACTTCCCGGACGACGAGAAGCTGATCCAGCAGGAGTTCGCGAAGAACGTCCCCTTCGCGCTGTCGGTCGCCGAGACCGCCCGGCACCCCGACACGCCGTCCTCGTCCCTGGGCCTGAAGGCCGCCGACTTCACCCCGGCGAAGTTCGCCACCTCGTACTCGCGCGGCGCCGACCAGGAGGTCTCGGTCGTCGTCCGCAAGGCGGTCCGCGACAAGGAACTCCGTTACCGCGTCAACGGCGGCCGTACGAAGGACCGGCCGCTGAAGGCGTGGAAGGGCGGCGAGATCTACGGCGGCGATGACAACCTGCACTTCGACGAGTACCGCGCCAAGGTCCGCGACGGCGACCCGGGCGACAAGGTCGAGGTGTGGTTCACCGGCCGGTCCAGGAGCGGCAAGAAGGTCTCCAGCGAACACTTCACCTACACCGTCGCCCAGCGGGCCAAGGCCGACACGCTCGTCGTCGCCGAGGAGGGCGCGACGGCCACGCAGGCGCAGACCTACGTGGACGCGCTGAAGGCGAACGGCCGCAAGGCGGTCGTCTGGGACGTCGCCGGCCAGGGCGCGCCCGACGCGCTCGGCGTGCTGAAGCACTTCAGGACCGTCGTGCACTACACGGGCGCGAGCGCCCCCGGCAACGCCACCCAGCTCCAGTTGCGGGCCTACCTCAACGAGGGCGGCAAGCTGATCGAGGCGGGGGAGCAGGCCGGCGGCAGCGTCGACCTCGGCGGCGGCACCCTGTCCAACGACTTCAGCCAGTACTACCTGGGCGCCTACTCGCGTACGTCGACCCCGGGCGCCACCGGCTTCACCGGTTCCGGTGAACTCGCGGGCTTCAGCGGGGCGCTCGGTGCGGCCCCCGGCAACCCGCTCGACAAGGCGGGCACCTACGCCGTCACCTCCGACTCGCTGCCGGTCGACAAGTACCCGCAGTTCGCGAGCGCCGGAGCCGGCCAGTTCGCGGGGACCGTCAACCCGTACGGGCCCTACTCGGGTTCGTACATGGCGGCCGCCGTCCACACCGACGACTCCTACAAGCGCCTCACCGGCACCATCGACCTCACCGGTGTCGCGGCGGCCGACAAGCCGACCCTGCGCAGCCAGTTGCTGTGGGACACCGAGCCGGGCTACGACCACGTCATCGTCGAGGCCCACAACGGCGCCGACGACTGGACGACTCTTCCGGAGGCGGGCGGTGCGACCAGCACGGCCGTACCGGCGGAGTGCGAGGCGGGCTTCCTGGTCAACGAGCACCCGTGGCTCAAGCACTACCTGACCGTCGCCTCCTCCGGCTGCACCGCGACCGGCACCAGCGGCTCCTGGAACAGCCTCACCGGCTCCTCCAGCGGCTGGCAGCAGGTCGACTACGACCTGAGCGCCTACGCCGGCAAGTCGGTGCAGGTGTCGATCGCCTACGTCACCGACCCCGGCTCCGGCGGCCGCGGCGTCCTCGCCGACGACACCGCGCTCGTCCTCGGCGGCACGGCCACCCAGCCCGAGGGCTTCGAGACCTCGCTCGGCGCCTGGAGCGTGTCCGGACCGCCCGCGGGCAGCCCGGCGGTGCTGAAGGACTGGACGCGCACCGGAGCGCTCTTCAAGACCTACGGCGCCGTCACCACCGACCGCACCGTGCTGTTGGGCTTCGGCCTGGAGCACGTCACCGCGGCGACGGACCGTGCCGCGCTCCTCAAGAAGGCATTCGCGGCCCTGGAAGGGTGA
- the uvrC gene encoding excinuclease ABC subunit UvrC: MADPSSYRPKPGQIPDSPGVYRFRDEHRRVIYVGKAKSLRQRLANYFQDLTNLHPRTRSMVTTAASVEWTVVSTEVEALQLEYSWIKEFNPRFNVKYRDDKSYPYLAVTMNEEFPRVQVMRGHKRKGVRYFGPYAHAWAIRDTVDLLLRVFPVRTCSAGVFKNATRTGRPCLLGYIGKCSAPCVGRVDPEEHRELAEEFCDFMAGRTGTYLRRLEKRMTEAAEEMEYERAARLRDDIEALRKAMEKNAVVLADATDADLIAVAEDELEAAVQIFHVRGGRVRGQRGWVTDKVEEITTGALVEHALQQLYGEEKGDSVPKEVLVPALPDPVEPVQEWLADRRGSGVSLRIPQRGDKKALMETVQRNAQQALVLHKTKRASDLTTRSRALEEIAEALDLDSAPLRIECYDISHLQGDDVVASMVVFEDGLQRKSEYRRFQIKGFEGQDDVRSMHEVITRRFRRYLAEKEKTGEWGDDGQGDGLVGEATDALQVDGTQAGLQADLQDDGFQTDGLKNEDGRPKKFAYPPQLVVVDGGQPQVAAAKRALDELGIDDVAVCGLAKRLEEVWLPDEDDPVVLPRTSEGLYLLQRVRDEAHRFAITYQRTKRAKRFRSSPLDEVPGLGDTRKQALLKHFGSLKRLRSATIDQICEVPGIGRKTAETIAVALAQAAPAAPAVNTATGEIMEEEPGTMGSGGEPVTTGAPDERRGQET; the protein is encoded by the coding sequence ATGGCCGACCCCTCCAGCTACCGCCCCAAGCCGGGACAGATCCCCGACTCTCCCGGGGTGTACAGGTTCCGTGACGAGCACCGCCGGGTGATCTACGTCGGAAAGGCGAAAAGCCTGCGTCAGCGCCTGGCGAACTATTTCCAGGACCTGACGAACCTGCACCCCCGCACCCGGTCGATGGTCACCACCGCCGCGTCCGTGGAGTGGACCGTGGTGTCCACAGAGGTCGAGGCGCTGCAGCTGGAGTACTCCTGGATCAAGGAGTTCAACCCCCGGTTCAACGTCAAGTACCGCGACGACAAGAGCTACCCGTACCTCGCGGTGACGATGAACGAGGAGTTCCCGCGCGTGCAGGTGATGCGCGGTCACAAGAGGAAGGGAGTCCGGTACTTCGGCCCGTACGCGCACGCGTGGGCGATCCGCGACACCGTCGACCTCCTGCTGCGCGTCTTCCCCGTACGCACCTGCTCGGCAGGCGTCTTCAAGAACGCCACCCGTACCGGCCGCCCCTGCCTGCTCGGCTACATCGGCAAGTGCTCGGCACCCTGCGTGGGCCGTGTCGACCCCGAGGAGCACCGCGAACTCGCCGAGGAGTTCTGCGACTTCATGGCCGGCCGCACCGGCACCTACCTCCGCCGCCTGGAGAAGCGGATGACGGAGGCGGCCGAGGAGATGGAGTACGAGCGGGCCGCCCGCCTGCGCGACGACATCGAGGCCCTGCGGAAGGCCATGGAGAAGAACGCGGTCGTGCTCGCCGACGCGACCGACGCCGACCTGATCGCGGTCGCCGAGGACGAGCTGGAGGCGGCCGTCCAGATCTTCCACGTCCGCGGCGGGCGCGTGCGCGGCCAGCGCGGCTGGGTCACCGACAAGGTCGAGGAGATCACCACCGGCGCCCTCGTCGAGCACGCGTTGCAGCAGCTCTACGGCGAGGAGAAGGGCGACTCCGTCCCCAAGGAGGTCCTCGTCCCCGCCCTGCCCGACCCGGTCGAACCCGTTCAGGAGTGGCTCGCCGACCGGCGCGGCTCGGGCGTCTCGCTGCGCATCCCGCAGCGCGGCGACAAGAAGGCGCTGATGGAGACTGTGCAGCGCAACGCGCAGCAGGCGCTCGTTTTGCACAAGACCAAGCGCGCCTCCGACCTCACCACGCGTTCGCGTGCCCTGGAGGAGATCGCCGAGGCCCTCGACCTGGACAGCGCCCCGCTGCGCATCGAGTGCTACGACATCTCGCACCTCCAGGGCGACGACGTCGTCGCGTCCATGGTCGTCTTCGAGGACGGCCTGCAGCGCAAGAGCGAGTACCGCCGCTTCCAGATCAAGGGCTTCGAGGGCCAGGACGACGTCCGCTCCATGCACGAGGTGATCACCCGCCGCTTCCGGCGCTACCTCGCCGAGAAGGAGAAGACCGGCGAGTGGGGGGACGACGGCCAGGGGGACGGTCTCGTGGGTGAGGCGACGGACGCCCTCCAGGTGGACGGTACGCAGGCAGGTCTCCAGGCGGACCTGCAGGACGACGGATTCCAGACCGACGGCCTGAAGAACGAGGACGGCCGGCCCAAGAAGTTCGCCTACCCGCCCCAGCTCGTCGTCGTCGACGGCGGACAGCCGCAGGTCGCGGCGGCGAAGAGAGCCCTGGACGAGCTCGGCATCGACGACGTCGCCGTCTGCGGTCTCGCCAAGCGGCTGGAAGAGGTCTGGCTGCCGGACGAGGACGACCCCGTGGTCCTGCCCCGCACCAGCGAGGGCCTCTACCTGCTGCAGCGCGTCCGCGACGAGGCACACCGCTTCGCGATCACCTACCAGCGCACCAAGCGGGCCAAGCGCTTCCGCTCCAGCCCGCTGGACGAGGTGCCCGGCCTCGGCGACACCCGCAAGCAGGCACTTCTGAAGCACTTCGGTTCGTTGAAGAGACTGCGATCCGCCACCATCGACCAGATCTGCGAGGTACCCGGCATAGGTCGCAAGACGGCCGAGACGATCGCCGTGGCCCTCGCCCAGGCGGCTCCGGCCGCACCCGCCGTGAACACGGCCACTGGAGAGATCATGGAGGAGGAACCCGGCACCATGGGTTCCGGTGGGGAGCCCGTGACGACGGGAGCCCCGGACGAACGACGGGGGCAGGAGACATGA